One segment of uncultured Methanobrevibacter sp. DNA contains the following:
- a CDS encoding TatD family hydrolase yields the protein MIDTHMHADSRSGEDFKEMYIAGIDTAITCSYYPYKIEHEMILLNHLNRILELDTSRAKEYGLDLKVALGIHPTNSNVNPERIFEKLYQWIENKQIVAIGEIGLEDLTENELTIFKKQLDIADETNSKVIIHTPRKNKKDVLKEILNILPQHMDEKHAVIDHINPQVVGDAIDTNCMLGLTIQPQKMDKAEAISILDEYGFDRFVLNSDISNKASDPLSVPKTVRELQKQGYDKKDIDKVSHKNALSFFNLGQQ from the coding sequence ATGATAGATACACATATGCATGCAGATTCAAGAAGCGGAGAAGACTTTAAAGAAATGTATATTGCAGGAATTGATACTGCAATTACATGTAGTTACTACCCCTACAAAATAGAACACGAAATGATTCTATTAAACCATTTGAACAGAATTTTAGAACTGGATACATCAAGAGCAAAAGAGTACGGACTAGATTTAAAAGTTGCATTGGGAATACATCCAACAAACTCAAATGTCAATCCTGAAAGAATATTTGAAAAACTATACCAATGGATTGAAAACAAGCAAATAGTAGCCATCGGCGAAATAGGTCTTGAAGATTTAACAGAAAATGAATTGACTATCTTTAAAAAACAGTTAGACATTGCAGATGAAACAAATTCAAAAGTAATTATCCACACCCCTCGAAAGAATAAAAAAGATGTCCTAAAAGAAATTTTAAATATTCTCCCACAGCACATGGATGAAAAACATGCAGTTATTGATCATATTAATCCCCAAGTTGTTGGCGATGCAATAGATACCAATTGTATGCTTGGTTTAACAATTCAGCCACAAAAAATGGACAAAGCCGAAGCAATATCAATTTTGGACGAATACGGATTTGACAGGTTCGTACTGAATAGTGACATCAGCAATAAAGCATCAGACCCTCTTTCAGTTCCAAAAACCGTGAGAGAATTACAAAAACAAGGCTATGATAAAAAAGACATAGATAAGGTATCCCATAAAAATGCTTTAAGTTTCTTTAATCTTGGCCAACAATAA